A region from the Tahibacter amnicola genome encodes:
- a CDS encoding LysR family transcriptional regulator, translating to MEPSWELYRSYLAVLQEGSLSAAARALGLTQPTLGRHIQSLEDTLGFSLFTRSQQGLQPTPAALELRPHAQAMHHAAAALRRAAEGQGAMQGTVRISASEVVGVEVLPPIVTGLRSAHPHLTIELALSNRVHDLLLREADIAVRMARPAQDALVAQRAGDVELGLFAHAKYLRKHGTPKALSELAKHSLIGFDEETPFLRAARKSLPTWRRDAFALRVDSDLAQLALIRAGAGIGVCQVMVARRTPELVRLLPESFTLALETWVTMHEDLRHSVRCKQTFDALYQGLQRHLSASSAL from the coding sequence ATGGAACCGAGCTGGGAGCTCTACCGCTCGTACCTGGCCGTACTGCAGGAGGGTTCGCTGTCCGCGGCCGCTCGCGCCCTGGGCCTGACCCAGCCCACGCTCGGACGTCACATCCAGAGCCTGGAAGACACCCTGGGCTTCAGCCTGTTCACGCGGTCGCAGCAGGGCCTGCAACCCACGCCAGCGGCGCTGGAGCTCAGGCCGCATGCGCAAGCGATGCATCATGCCGCTGCCGCTCTCCGGCGCGCTGCGGAGGGCCAGGGCGCCATGCAAGGGACCGTGCGCATCAGCGCCAGCGAGGTCGTCGGCGTGGAAGTGCTGCCGCCCATCGTTACCGGGCTGCGTTCCGCGCACCCCCACCTGACGATCGAGCTCGCACTGAGCAATCGCGTCCACGACCTGCTCCTGCGCGAGGCCGACATCGCCGTCCGCATGGCACGCCCCGCGCAGGATGCGCTGGTGGCACAGCGCGCTGGCGACGTGGAGCTGGGCTTGTTTGCCCACGCGAAGTACTTGCGCAAGCACGGCACGCCCAAGGCACTTTCCGAGCTGGCGAAACACTCGCTGATCGGATTCGACGAGGAGACCCCGTTCCTTCGCGCAGCGCGCAAATCCCTGCCTACGTGGCGCCGTGACGCCTTCGCGCTGCGCGTCGACAGTGACCTGGCGCAGCTCGCACTGATCCGCGCCGGTGCCGGCATCGGCGTCTGCCAGGTCATGGTGGCGCGACGTACCCCCGAGCTGGTGCGGCTGCTGCCGGAGTCATTCACGCTGGCACTGGAAACCTGGGTGACGATGCACGAAGACCTGCGCCACAGCGTGCGCTGCAAACAGACCTTCGACGCCTTGTACCAAGGCCTGCAACGGCATCTGTCAGCGTCGTCTGCGCTGTGA
- a CDS encoding spermidine synthase — protein MTEKKTPLPRMQLLDTAAIPGDGGELRFFQEGQHFSIKIAGGGDLMSTRMHGSEDRLAEIACERIAMRPRARVLIGGLGMGFTLAAALRSLNSDAEVVVAELVPAVVRWNRGPLGEHAGNPLNDPRARVCEQDVALLLKNQRAEYDAVMLDVDNGPEGLTHPRNAWLYGMSGLGAIRQALRPRGILAVWSAGSDPRFTERLRRAEFAVEEVPVRAHGKKGLRHRIWVAQRD, from the coding sequence GTGACCGAAAAGAAGACACCCCTTCCCCGCATGCAGTTGCTCGATACCGCCGCTATTCCCGGTGACGGCGGCGAATTGCGTTTTTTCCAGGAAGGCCAGCACTTCTCGATCAAGATCGCCGGCGGGGGCGACCTCATGTCGACGCGGATGCATGGATCCGAAGACCGCCTGGCCGAAATCGCCTGCGAGCGGATCGCGATGCGGCCTCGCGCCCGGGTACTGATCGGCGGCCTGGGCATGGGGTTTACCCTGGCGGCTGCCTTGCGCAGCCTGAATTCAGACGCCGAAGTGGTCGTCGCCGAGCTGGTGCCGGCAGTGGTGCGTTGGAATCGCGGCCCACTGGGAGAACATGCCGGAAATCCCTTGAACGACCCTCGCGCGCGGGTTTGCGAGCAGGACGTGGCGCTGCTGCTGAAGAACCAGCGCGCGGAGTACGACGCGGTGATGCTCGACGTCGACAACGGCCCCGAGGGCCTCACGCACCCGCGCAATGCCTGGCTCTACGGCATGAGTGGCCTGGGTGCCATCCGGCAGGCGCTGCGTCCCCGGGGCATTCTGGCGGTGTGGTCAGCCGGATCAGACCCGCGATTTACCGAACGCCTTCGCCGCGCCGAGTTTGCCGTGGAAGAAGTACCGGTTCGGGCCCATGGCAAGAAGGGGCTGCGCCACCGCATCTGGGTGGCACAGCGTGATTGA